A stretch of DNA from Candidatus Methylomirabilota bacterium:
GACCGGGATCGTCCGCGGCAGCAGGAGCACGGCCAGCCCCATGCCCGCGATCTCGTCCACCACGATGATGCCGGGATCCTTCTGGCCGAGCACGCGCTCGACGCGCCCTCCCGCCCAGAGCCCCGCCGCCGTCACCGCCGCCACCGTCCAGGCGAGCCCGGGCATCGTGAAGGGGATGAGCCAGAGGAGCACGAGGGCCACGGCACTGGCCACCGTGCCGGAGGCGACGGGAGCGTAGCCGACACCGCCCCAGGTCGCGATCGCGAAGGCGACGCGATCCACCGCGGATAGACGCGGCGTGCTGCCGCTACTCTCCGACCAGCTCGTAGCCGTCCACTTCGACGATGCGGACCTCGGCGAACCGTCCCGG
This window harbors:
- a CDS encoding phosphatidylglycerophosphatase A, with protein sequence MDRVAFAIATWGGVGYAPVASGTVASAVALVLLWLIPFTMPGLAWTVAAVTAAGLWAGGRVERVLGQKDPGIIVVDEIAGMGLAVLLLPRTIPVLLVAFSLFRLFDVWKPFPARESQAFTGGLGVMIDDLIAGVYALILVMGARALFGVPA